The following are from one region of the Paenibacillus protaetiae genome:
- a CDS encoding TetR/AcrR family transcriptional regulator, with protein sequence MEQTKTKIDPRVIRTRQLLKDAFIDLLQEMDLEKISVNRIAERATINRVTFYLHYRDIPDMMEKMADEMIEDMEKKIIIRGSRFNEEENGNSQMLLRFLEYIADNAKFFKVILASRRIPVFTDRILKLLIESIAFRVGEKIDSDPVTSEGIQKDIIVWYASSALIGTIVNWLRNDMPYSPHYLAKQFALLGTLKH encoded by the coding sequence ATGGAGCAAACGAAAACTAAAATCGATCCTAGAGTCATTCGCACGCGCCAGCTGTTGAAGGATGCATTTATTGATTTGCTGCAGGAGATGGACCTAGAGAAAATTTCGGTGAACCGGATCGCAGAACGCGCCACGATCAACCGGGTTACCTTCTATCTGCATTACCGCGATATTCCCGATATGATGGAGAAGATGGCGGATGAAATGATTGAAGATATGGAAAAAAAGATCATCATCCGGGGGAGCCGCTTCAACGAGGAAGAGAACGGCAATTCGCAAATGCTGCTGCGGTTTCTGGAGTATATTGCGGATAACGCCAAGTTTTTCAAAGTCATCCTGGCGTCGAGAAGAATCCCGGTGTTTACCGACCGCATACTGAAGCTTCTTATTGAATCAATTGCATTCCGGGTCGGGGAAAAAATCGACAGCGATCCGGTCACCAGTGAAGGCATTCAAAAGGACATTATCGTCTGGTACGCCTCCTCTGCGCTGATCGGCACGATTGTGAACTGGCTGCGGAACGATATGCCTTATTCGCCCCATTATTTGGCCAAGCAATTTGCGCTGCTAGGTACGCTCAAGCATTAA
- a CDS encoding beta-glucosidase: MSQSTNSLYLNPNAPIDERVQDLLGKMTLKEKVRQLDQYFGTSFMNKTHPHMITVMADDAEIVWPKVKELIGEEGIGCIHDLYGTADVNNALQRYAVEETRLGIPILFSEEALHGLLRPGFTVFPHAISMASTFNPGIVRQIGAGIAAETRSYGIHESFGPVLDIARDPRWGRVEETFGEDTYLTGRMGVAMIQGMQGDDLASDRTIIAEPKHFAVHGIPESGLNQSHATVGLNDVIAYHLPVFEDAFVEGGAINAMCAYNSIDGVPVASDASLLTDVLRGQWNMPGFVRSDLGAIARLQHAHQTAATDKEAIRQALEAGVDMQYYDYPNEHYQALIAEMIESGEISRETLDTAVGRVLKVKFMLGLFENPYTDPNLSKTVVRSKAHGQLALQAARESIVLLKNDQLLPLNKDVPSVAVIGPSADTARLGDYTPYIEGFKPVTLLDGIKKLVSPSTKVLYAKGTGILADELTAIPADCLFDDAGNNGLLGQYFNNPNCEGDPVLSRVDTGIRFNWVITKPDERIESFHFSVRWTGKLVPKTDFSGYIGTVSQDSMRLWLDGELIVDGWGSGHPATKQVPVELKAGESYAIRVEYWKDTNGVDVMLGWRSEKEDFQEAVRIASEADVAIVALGDSERTCGEGVDRSGLDLQPNQLELLQAIHATGTPVVLVLQNGRPVTLGWESRHIPAIVEAWYAGENGGDAIAEILFGDYNPAGRLPVSFPATLGQIPVHYNRRRGGQKQYMEGGNRPLYPFGHGLSYTTFEYGGLKLSETSIHADGTVDVSFDVTNTGSRDGDEVVQLYVSDLVSSVALPDKSLRHFRRIHLKAGETASVHFTLTSKDLRLLNRRLEWVVEPGEFRILVGSSSEHIRLTGDLTVTKEQ; the protein is encoded by the coding sequence ATGTCTCAATCAACCAACAGCTTGTATTTGAATCCGAATGCCCCGATTGATGAGCGGGTCCAAGACCTGCTCGGCAAAATGACCCTTAAGGAAAAGGTCCGCCAGCTGGACCAGTATTTCGGCACTTCGTTCATGAACAAAACGCATCCGCATATGATTACCGTTATGGCCGATGATGCGGAAATCGTCTGGCCCAAAGTGAAGGAGCTGATCGGGGAAGAAGGCATCGGCTGTATCCATGACTTGTACGGTACCGCGGATGTTAATAATGCGCTGCAGCGTTACGCCGTGGAAGAAACACGCCTCGGCATTCCGATTTTGTTCAGCGAGGAAGCGCTTCACGGCCTGCTCCGCCCCGGCTTTACCGTGTTCCCTCACGCCATCTCGATGGCTTCGACGTTTAACCCCGGCATCGTCCGCCAGATCGGTGCGGGCATTGCTGCCGAGACGCGCAGCTACGGCATTCACGAGTCTTTCGGGCCGGTGCTGGATATCGCCCGCGATCCGCGCTGGGGACGCGTCGAAGAAACATTCGGCGAAGATACGTATTTGACCGGCCGGATGGGTGTCGCCATGATCCAAGGCATGCAGGGCGACGATCTTGCTTCCGACCGGACCATTATCGCCGAACCTAAACACTTTGCCGTACACGGCATTCCGGAATCCGGCCTGAACCAATCGCATGCCACTGTCGGCTTAAACGATGTGATCGCGTATCATCTGCCGGTTTTTGAGGACGCTTTCGTGGAAGGCGGAGCGATTAATGCGATGTGCGCCTACAACTCTATCGACGGCGTTCCGGTCGCTTCCGATGCCAGCCTGCTCACGGACGTGCTTCGCGGACAATGGAATATGCCCGGATTCGTCCGTTCGGACCTTGGCGCCATCGCCCGTCTGCAGCATGCGCACCAAACCGCTGCGACGGACAAAGAAGCGATTCGCCAAGCGCTTGAAGCCGGCGTCGATATGCAATATTACGATTATCCAAACGAGCATTACCAGGCGTTAATTGCCGAAATGATCGAAAGCGGCGAAATTAGCCGCGAGACGCTGGATACAGCGGTCGGCCGCGTTCTTAAAGTCAAATTTATGCTTGGCTTGTTTGAAAATCCTTATACGGATCCAAACCTGTCCAAAACCGTTGTCCGCAGCAAAGCGCATGGACAACTGGCACTGCAGGCTGCCCGCGAAAGCATCGTGCTGCTGAAAAACGATCAGCTGCTGCCGCTGAACAAAGACGTGCCGTCCGTTGCGGTTATCGGCCCAAGCGCCGATACGGCCCGTCTCGGCGATTATACGCCGTACATCGAAGGATTTAAGCCAGTGACGCTGCTGGACGGCATTAAGAAGCTGGTATCCCCGTCCACCAAAGTGCTTTATGCAAAAGGAACCGGCATTCTCGCAGACGAACTTACCGCCATTCCGGCCGACTGCCTGTTCGATGATGCCGGCAACAACGGCTTGCTTGGCCAATACTTCAACAATCCGAATTGCGAAGGAGACCCGGTCTTGTCGCGCGTCGATACCGGCATCCGCTTCAACTGGGTCATTACGAAACCGGATGAGCGGATTGAATCGTTCCATTTTTCCGTCCGCTGGACAGGCAAGCTTGTTCCAAAAACCGATTTCAGCGGTTATATCGGGACCGTAAGCCAAGACAGCATGCGCTTATGGCTGGACGGCGAGCTGATCGTAGACGGCTGGGGCAGCGGCCATCCGGCAACGAAGCAAGTGCCGGTCGAGCTGAAAGCCGGCGAGTCGTACGCCATTCGCGTGGAATATTGGAAGGATACTAACGGGGTTGACGTCATGCTCGGCTGGCGCTCCGAAAAAGAAGACTTCCAGGAAGCGGTCCGCATCGCTTCGGAAGCGGACGTTGCCATTGTCGCGCTTGGCGATTCCGAACGCACCTGCGGCGAAGGGGTTGACCGTTCCGGCCTTGACCTGCAGCCAAATCAGCTGGAGCTGCTGCAGGCGATCCACGCGACCGGTACGCCGGTCGTGCTGGTGCTGCAGAACGGCCGCCCGGTGACGCTCGGCTGGGAATCCCGCCATATTCCGGCGATTGTAGAAGCTTGGTACGCCGGCGAAAACGGCGGCGACGCCATCGCCGAAATTTTGTTCGGCGACTACAACCCTGCTGGACGGCTGCCGGTTTCATTCCCGGCAACGCTCGGCCAAATTCCGGTGCACTATAACCGCCGGCGCGGCGGGCAAAAGCAATACATGGAGGGCGGCAACCGTCCGCTGTATCCTTTTGGCCACGGGCTGAGCTACACGACATTCGAATACGGCGGGCTGAAGCTGAGCGAAACGTCCATACATGCGGACGGTACCGTAGACGTGTCGTTTGACGTTACCAATACCGGCAGCCGCGATGGCGACGAAGTTGTTCAGCTGTACGTCAGCGATTTGGTCAGCTCGGTTGCCCTGCCGGACAAATCGCTCCGTCATTTCCGCCGTATCCATCTGAAAGCCGGCGAGACGGCCAGCGTGCATTTTACATTAACAAGCAAAGATTTGCGTCTGCTTAACCGGCGCTTGGAATGGGTCGTAGAGCCTGGCGAATTCCGCATCCTTGTTGGCTCGAGCTCGGAGCATATCCGCCTGACAGGCGATCTTACGGTAACAAAGGAACAATAA
- a CDS encoding GntR family transcriptional regulator codes for MAKKYKPLYKKIENYIVDQIRNQNWKPLSRIPSENELAEQFSVSRITVKNALSELVERGVVYRLQGKGTFVADHYQEEMLDIPAVEYVSPPQKTIGFLLPRLDNRFTANLLSGIEDSLSERGYQLLFSKTNDSQEEEILKIREMQQHGVQGLIIYPVEGENYNNEILSLTLNRFPLVLLDRLLKGIDTNSVSSNHFEGAIAAVNHLHELGHQHIGFISTKAEGTSSIEERLAGYEKALEDHHILIDRSLEMTRLLINSSDREVSLLIEQFLLAHPHMTALLSSNFSQQVILTAQRLGIRVPENLSIVFFDDVDHPDFAIVPPTAVVQQERQLGREAGKLIVEQIESRSTEYHQIKLPTSMIVRQSTGAVPAVKV; via the coding sequence ATGGCCAAAAAATATAAGCCTTTGTATAAAAAGATAGAAAACTATATTGTAGACCAAATCCGCAACCAGAACTGGAAGCCGCTCAGCCGTATTCCTTCGGAAAACGAGCTTGCCGAGCAGTTCAGTGTAAGCCGGATCACGGTCAAAAATGCTTTAAGCGAACTGGTCGAACGCGGCGTTGTATACCGGCTTCAAGGCAAAGGAACCTTTGTTGCGGATCATTACCAAGAGGAGATGCTGGACATTCCCGCCGTAGAATACGTATCTCCGCCGCAAAAAACAATCGGTTTTCTCCTTCCCCGGCTTGATAACCGGTTCACCGCCAATCTATTGAGCGGTATCGAAGATTCGTTGTCCGAGAGAGGCTATCAGCTTCTTTTTTCAAAAACAAACGATTCGCAGGAAGAAGAAATATTAAAAATCCGGGAGATGCAGCAGCATGGCGTACAAGGGCTGATCATCTATCCGGTTGAAGGCGAAAATTACAACAATGAAATCTTATCGCTTACATTAAACCGGTTTCCGCTCGTCCTGCTTGACCGTCTGTTGAAAGGAATTGACACCAACTCGGTCAGCTCCAATCACTTTGAGGGCGCGATAGCCGCTGTTAATCATCTTCATGAGCTTGGGCACCAGCATATCGGTTTTATTTCCACGAAAGCGGAAGGCACTTCCAGTATTGAGGAACGGCTTGCCGGCTATGAAAAGGCACTGGAAGATCACCATATATTAATCGACCGCAGTCTTGAAATGACCCGCCTGCTTATTAACAGCAGCGATCGGGAGGTCTCATTATTAATCGAACAGTTTCTGCTTGCGCATCCCCATATGACGGCCTTATTATCGTCCAACTTCAGCCAGCAGGTTATTCTGACCGCGCAGCGGCTGGGCATCCGTGTGCCGGAAAACTTGTCGATCGTCTTCTTCGACGATGTGGACCATCCGGATTTCGCCATTGTGCCGCCTACTGCCGTTGTGCAGCAGGAACGCCAGCTGGGCAGGGAAGCAGGGAAACTGATTGTAGAGCAGATTGAATCGCGTTCCACCGAATATCACCAGATCAAGCTGCCGACAAGCATGATTGTCCGCCAATCGACAGGTGCCGTTCCTGCAGTTAAAGTCTAG